In Gossypium arboreum isolate Shixiya-1 chromosome 6, ASM2569848v2, whole genome shotgun sequence, the following are encoded in one genomic region:
- the LOC108457987 gene encoding gibberellin-regulated protein 1, producing MAIFKAFIASLLISLLLLQLVAADQLVTSASKNKGTAPPKKIDCGGACAARCRLSSRPHLCKRACGTCCARCNCVPPGTAGNQEMCPCYASLTTHGGRRKCP from the exons ATGGCCATCTTTAAGGCTTTCATTGCTTCACTTCTCATCTCTCTTCTCCTTCTCCAACTTGTTGCTGCTGATCAACTGGTGACAAGTGCCAGCAAGAACAAGGGAACTGCTCCCCCTAAGAAAATTG aCTGCGGCGGGGCTTGTGCGGCAAGGTGCCGATTATCATCGAGGCCACACCTATGCAAGAGGGCATGCGGGACATGTTGTGCACGCTGCAACTGTGTTCCACCGGGGACAGCCGGTAACCAAGAAATGTGTCCTTGCTATGCTAGCTTGACCACCCACGGTGGCCGACGCAAGTGCCCTTGA